The sequence below is a genomic window from Myxococcus xanthus.
CGACCGCTTCCTGGATGAGATGTCCGGCGGCCAGCGTCAGCGCGCCTTCGTGGCCATGGTGCTCTGCCAGGACACGGACCACGTGCTGCTGGACGAGCCGCTCAACGGCCTGGACCTGAAACACGCGGTGTCCATGATGAAGCGGCTCCGGCACGCCGCGGACACGCTGGGCAAGAGCTTCGTGCTGGTGCTGCACGACATCAACTTCGCCTCCTGCTACTCCGACCACATCGTCGCCATGCGCGACGGCAAGGTCGCGTTCCAGGGCCGCCCGGAGGACATCATGCGCCCCGACGTCCTGCGCGCCATCTACGAGTTGGACATCTCCGTGCAGCAGATTGAAGGCGACTGGATTGCCACCCACTACCGGTGATGGCGCGGCGCGCCAGCCTGGGATGCAAGGGGTTTCCACTAATCACAGACACTTGCACTGCCTTCTCAGGCTGTGCCACATTTCACCGCGCTGGCCATGACGTCAGCAGACAGCAAGACGCCACCACCTCAAACCAGGAGTTCGCCATGAAGAAGGCCCTGTACTCTTTGGCTGTGCTGATGCGGTTTGCTCGCGCGGACAAGCTCTCCGCCCCGTATATCTATTACTAGTCAAAATCCGTCAGGCATTGAGCCCTGACGGTTGGGTCTCAAGAGCTGGTCGACGTGGGTGGAGCGCATGGTTCGCTCCACCTGCGCCAGCGGTAGTTCCCCCCTCCAGGACCCTTTCATGTCACAGGTGCGCCTTCCGCCGGGGCCCCAGGGCCACTTCATTGCTGGCAACCTGGTGGAGTTCTCCGAGGACCCGCTGGGGTTCCTCACCCGCTGCGCCAGGGAGTACGGCGACGTGGTGCGCCTGGGGAAGCGCAACTTCCTCCTCAATCACCCGGACCTGATTGAACGCGTCCTGGTCAACGGCGACGGCAACTTTGTGAAGCTCGCCGGAGTGGGCCAAGGCAAGCGTCACAAAGGCGGCTTTCCCGAAGCGATGATGAACAGCGAGGGCGAGGACTGGCTGCGCAAGCGGCGCCTCGTCCAGCCCGCGTTCCATCGCAAGCACGTGGCCGCGTGTGGTGACACCGTGGTGGCCCTCACCGAAACGATGCTCCAGACGTGGCGCCCGGGCGACGCGCGGGACGTGCACGCGGACGTGTCCGCGCTGGCGCTCGACATCGTCAGCCGATTCCTCTTCCACACGCCCATCGACGACGAGGCCCGCCACGTGGCCGACGCCGTGGACGCTGTCATGCGGCACACCGACAGCCCCCTGCGGCCGCCCATCTGGGTGCCCACGCCCACCAACCTCCGCCTGCGCCGCGCCCTGGGCCGGCTCAACACGCTGCTCGCGACGCTCGTGCGCCGCTATCGGGAGCAACCGGAGTCGCGCACGGACCTGCTCGCCCTGCTGCTGTCCGCTCCGGTCCCCCTCTCCGAGAATCAACTGCGCGATGAGCTGGCGACGATGATCATGTCCGGGCACGAGACGACGGCGGACGCGCTCGTGTGGGCCTGGTACCTGCTGGCCCAGCACCCGGAGGCCGAGGCCCGGCTGGTGGCGGAGCTGGAGACGGTGCTCGGGGGCCGGCTCCCTGGCGCCGAGGACCTTCCTCGCCTGCGCTACACGGAGGCGGTGGTGAAGGAGGCCATGCGCCTGTACTCACCGGCGTGGATCACCAGCCGGGAGGCGCTGCGCGACTGTGAGCTCGGCGGGTTCCACGTCCCAGCGGGAACGATGCTGGCGGTGAGCCAGTGGGTCACCCACCGCGACGCGCGCTACTTCGACGCCCCCGAGTCCTTCCGTCCAGACCGCTGGCTGTCCGAGGACGCCCAACGCATGCACCGGTACGTCTACTTCCCGTTCGGCGGCGGCCCCCGGTTCTGCATCGGCTCGGCGCTGGCGATGATGGAGACGGTGCTCATCACCGCGTGCGTGGCACGGCGGTTCCGGCTGGAGCTGGCACCGGGCTGCGTGGTGCGGCCCCGGCCGGCGCTCGCGCTCCAGCCGCTCGGGGTCTGGCTGATTCCGCGGCATCGCTCTCACACAACACAGGAAGGCGAGGTGCGGCATGCGGCGGGAGCATGAAGGGGCAGCGGTCCGGCGCGAGTTCTTCCGCTCGGCATACCTGCTGGGCGCACCCTGGGACATCGGACGGCCCCAACAGGCCTTCGTCCAGTTGTGGGAGGCCGGCGCGATTTCCGGCGAGGTGCTCGACGTGGGCTGCGGCTTCGCGGAGAACGCCCTCTTTCTGGCGGCCAAGGGCCTGCCGGTGTGCGGCGTGGACATGATGGAGCCGGCCATCCTGCGAGCACGCGAGACGGCCTCTCTGCGCGGGCTCGACGTGGACCTGCGTGTGGGCAACGCCCTGGAGCTGGCCACGCTGGGCCGGCGCTTCGACACCATCCTTGATTCGGCCCTGCTCCACGTCTTCGAGCCTGGAGACCGGCCCGCGTTCGCCGCCAGCCTCGCGAGCGTGCTCCGGCCCGGCGGGCACTACCATGCGCTGTACTTCCGCGACGGACCGCGCGCCGTTCCACCGGAGGCACTGAACGCGACCTTCGGGGAAGGCTGGCGCGTGAAGTCCATCCAGGAGGCGCACTACGAGCAGACCGACCCGGAGGGCGCGCAGGCCTGGCTCGCCACCATCGAACGGGTGCCTCCTTCGTCATCGACAGAGGACTGACTCAGGCGCTGTCGCTCCCACCGAGAAGCCAGCGTGGGCGCCTTCACTCCGCCAGCAGTTCGAGAAGCCGCGCTTCCAGGAAACGCCGCTCGGGCGCGGTGCGGACCATTGCCAGTGCCCGCCGGTAGGCACTCGCGGCCTCGTCCTTGCGCCCCAGACGCCGGAGCAGGTCCGCGCGCGCGGCCGGCAGCAGGTGGTAGTCCGCCAGCCGTCCGGAGGCCTCCAGGTCATCCACCAGGGACAATCCGTGCTCGGGGCCGCGGGCCATCGCCACGGCGGCAGCATGGTTGAGCGCCACCACGGGCCCCGGCGTCAGCACCACCAGCCGCGCATACAGCGCGGCAATCTGCGCCCAGTCGGTGTCCTCGGCGCGCGGAGCCTGGGCATGCAGCGCCGCGATGGCCGCCTGCACCGTGTACGGCCCCCGAGCCCCCATGGCGAGCGCGGCTCCCAGCTCCGCCAGTCCTTCGTCCCGCTGCGCGCCATCCCAGAGCGAACGGTCCTGCCGGTCCAGCAGCACCAGCCCGCCATCCGCCGCCACGCGTGCCCGGCGGCGGGAGTGGTGAAGCAGCATCAACGCCCGCAGGGACGCCACCTCCGCGTCGCCTGGGAGCAGCGAGCGCGCCAGCCGGGCCAGGCGCAGGGCCTCTTCGCAAAGGTCCACTCGCAGCAACGCCGGCCCGTCCGTGGCCGCGTAGCCCTCCGAGAAGACGAGGTAGAGCGTGTGCAGCACGCCCTCGGTGCGCTCCGCCAGCGCCTCGGGCTCCGGGATGACGTAGGGGATGCGCGCGGTGCGTATCTTCCGCTGCGCGCGCACCAGCCGCTGGGCCAGCGTGGCGGGCGACACGATGAAGGCGCGGGCGATCTGCTCCGTCGTCAACCCACACAGACAACGAAGCGCGAGCGCCACCTGGGCCTCGGGTGACAAGGCGGGGTGACAGCAGGTGAAGAGCAACCGCAGCGAGTCGTCCGGCAACGTCTGCCATTCGGCGTCGTCCACGGATGGCGCCACCGCCTCCAACTCGCCCACGCGCGCCTCCAGGCGAGCGGACCGCCGCATGCGGTCCACCGCCTTGTTGCGCGCGACACGCATCAGCCAACCGGCCGGCTCGCGCGGCACACCCTCGCGCGGCCACTGATTCAAGGCCGCGGCGAAGGCGTCCTGCACCACCTCCTCCGCCGCGCCGAAGTCGCCGTCCAGCACGCGGATGAGCGTGGCCACGATGCGCCCGTAATCCTCACGGTGCGCCCGTTCGAGAATGGAGGAGGTGTCCATCATGCCGCGCGGGAGCCGGCGTCAGTCCTGGGGCCTGGCGAATTCCCGCACCGGCCGCACCTCGATGGAGCCGCTGCGCGCGCTGGGAATGCGAGACGCGATGCCAATCGCCTCGTCGAGGTCCCTGGCCTCCACGAGAAAGAAGCCGCCCAGTTGCTCCCGCGTCTCCGCGAATGGGCCGTCGGTCGTCAGTCGCTTGCCGTCTCGGATGCGCACCGTGGTGGCCGCCGTCGTGGGCTCCAGTTCCTCGCCCGAGATGAAGTGCCCGCTCTGCTGGATGGCCACCTCGAAGGTGCCGTACTCCCCCATCACGCGCTGGACGTCCGCCTCCGACATCGCCTCGGCGGCCTTCTCGTTCTCGTAGATCATCAGCAGGTACTTCATGGGTCCGTGCCTCACGGGTGAGCGGGAGAAGAGCCTCCCTGCTTCCGTGGTCGAACGAAACCTCCGTGAATCGACCGCCTTTTCACGGGGGATTTCTTTTCGGTTACCCGCCCCCGGTGCTCGCCGTCGATGCGGGCCGATTCACCCTGAGTCAGAGCAGACACTCTCACTTCCAGTGAGACTCAAGCCCCGT
It includes:
- a CDS encoding cytochrome P450, coding for MSQVRLPPGPQGHFIAGNLVEFSEDPLGFLTRCAREYGDVVRLGKRNFLLNHPDLIERVLVNGDGNFVKLAGVGQGKRHKGGFPEAMMNSEGEDWLRKRRLVQPAFHRKHVAACGDTVVALTETMLQTWRPGDARDVHADVSALALDIVSRFLFHTPIDDEARHVADAVDAVMRHTDSPLRPPIWVPTPTNLRLRRALGRLNTLLATLVRRYREQPESRTDLLALLLSAPVPLSENQLRDELATMIMSGHETTADALVWAWYLLAQHPEAEARLVAELETVLGGRLPGAEDLPRLRYTEAVVKEAMRLYSPAWITSREALRDCELGGFHVPAGTMLAVSQWVTHRDARYFDAPESFRPDRWLSEDAQRMHRYVYFPFGGGPRFCIGSALAMMETVLITACVARRFRLELAPGCVVRPRPALALQPLGVWLIPRHRSHTTQEGEVRHAAGA
- a CDS encoding cittilin family RiPP precursor, which codes for MKKALYSLAVLMRFARADKLSAPYIYY
- a CDS encoding class I SAM-dependent methyltransferase; protein product: MRREHEGAAVRREFFRSAYLLGAPWDIGRPQQAFVQLWEAGAISGEVLDVGCGFAENALFLAAKGLPVCGVDMMEPAILRARETASLRGLDVDLRVGNALELATLGRRFDTILDSALLHVFEPGDRPAFAASLASVLRPGGHYHALYFRDGPRAVPPEALNATFGEGWRVKSIQEAHYEQTDPEGAQAWLATIERVPPSSSTED
- a CDS encoding RNA polymerase sigma factor — encoded protein: MMDTSSILERAHREDYGRIVATLIRVLDGDFGAAEEVVQDAFAAALNQWPREGVPREPAGWLMRVARNKAVDRMRRSARLEARVGELEAVAPSVDDAEWQTLPDDSLRLLFTCCHPALSPEAQVALALRCLCGLTTEQIARAFIVSPATLAQRLVRAQRKIRTARIPYVIPEPEALAERTEGVLHTLYLVFSEGYAATDGPALLRVDLCEEALRLARLARSLLPGDAEVASLRALMLLHHSRRRARVAADGGLVLLDRQDRSLWDGAQRDEGLAELGAALAMGARGPYTVQAAIAALHAQAPRAEDTDWAQIAALYARLVVLTPGPVVALNHAAAVAMARGPEHGLSLVDDLEASGRLADYHLLPAARADLLRRLGRKDEAASAYRRALAMVRTAPERRFLEARLLELLAE
- a CDS encoding YciI family protein — protein: MKYLLMIYENEKAAEAMSEADVQRVMGEYGTFEVAIQQSGHFISGEELEPTTAATTVRIRDGKRLTTDGPFAETREQLGGFFLVEARDLDEAIGIASRIPSARSGSIEVRPVREFARPQD